A stretch of Desulfotalea psychrophila LSv54 DNA encodes these proteins:
- a CDS encoding zinc ribbon domain-containing protein, with translation MGCPELSVFDEVKICPHCKAEMIACEAPQVHVGDGLGWGSEVLFICLNDYCPLFLKGWHHIETKYGRHASYRYMELPGSTESNVMMVGNKDAFKGSIVDKDAIIGQNSRYQAEKKATVALETCIEDNNLQAVLTLLLDESAKRESRETSLVKLAQLNDVACVDPIRNHTFRDPSFEQKSNLIISRILQANFKKECPECSEIIKAQAKKCMHCGHEFS, from the coding sequence ATGGGATGCCCAGAATTAAGCGTTTTTGATGAAGTAAAAATATGCCCTCACTGTAAAGCAGAAATGATTGCCTGCGAGGCGCCCCAAGTGCATGTAGGTGATGGTTTGGGTTGGGGCTCTGAGGTACTGTTTATTTGTTTGAATGATTACTGCCCTCTTTTTCTTAAGGGTTGGCATCATATTGAAACGAAGTATGGCCGCCATGCCTCCTATAGATATATGGAGCTTCCGGGCAGTACAGAGAGTAATGTGATGATGGTGGGCAATAAGGATGCCTTTAAGGGAAGTATTGTTGATAAAGATGCCATCATAGGCCAGAACAGCAGGTATCAGGCAGAAAAAAAGGCCACGGTCGCCCTTGAGACCTGTATCGAGGATAATAACCTGCAGGCTGTCCTCACCCTTCTTCTCGATGAATCGGCCAAACGCGAGAGTCGTGAGACGTCGCTGGTCAAGCTTGCCCAGCTCAATGACGTTGCCTGCGTTGATCCCATTCGTAATCATACCTTCCGTGATCCTTCCTTTGAGCAAAAGTCCAATTTAATTATCAGTAGAATCCTTCAGGCAAACTTTAAAAAGGAATGTCCGGAGTGCTCTGAGATAATAAAAGCGCAGGCTAAGAAATGTATGCACTGTGGTCACGAATTCTCCTAG
- a CDS encoding deoxycytidylate deaminase, whose protein sequence is MKRKGYLSWDEYFMAVAILSAQRSKDPSTQVGACIANKANKIVGVGYNGFPLGCDDDDLPWGREGDFLETKYPYVCHAELNAVLNSSSRDLMDCKIYVALFPCNECTKVIIQSGIKEVIYLSDKYKDTDQVRASKKMFNMSGVKCRQLTPDRESLLINFVATEYV, encoded by the coding sequence ATGAAAAGAAAAGGTTATCTCTCTTGGGATGAGTACTTTATGGCGGTAGCGATTCTCTCTGCTCAACGGAGCAAGGATCCATCTACCCAGGTGGGTGCCTGTATTGCCAATAAGGCAAATAAGATTGTCGGGGTTGGCTATAACGGCTTTCCGCTGGGTTGCGATGACGATGATCTTCCTTGGGGTCGTGAGGGGGATTTTCTTGAAACCAAATACCCCTATGTCTGCCACGCAGAGCTGAACGCCGTGTTAAACTCAAGCTCAAGGGATCTGATGGACTGCAAGATCTATGTTGCCCTTTTTCCCTGCAACGAGTGTACCAAGGTTATTATTCAGTCTGGGATTAAAGAGGTTATCTATCTCTCTGATAAATATAAGGATACCGATCAGGTTCGGGCATCAAAAAAGATGTTTAATATGTCAGGGGTGAAGTGTCGGCAACTTACCCCTGACAGAGAGAGCCTGTTAATCAATTTCGTGGCTACAGAATACGTATAA
- a CDS encoding alpha/beta hydrolase, translated as MTYSKLDQPEALSHIFHPVREARNTPPLNATDVDIEVEAGINISCRFYAAALDAPNIFFFHGNAESVSYYDEIAQVYTSHGLNLFMTSYRGYGWSDGEPTVTNMFADAVLLYDKASLWLKENGYTAPIIVMGRSLGSAPAIEVAKERDAVIKALIIESGFANTLPLAINLGIDVEASGLTEEDCFRNCQKIVDVKRPTMIFHGSRDTLIPAAEAENLQSFCGARGKQFHVIPGAEHNTMIEVGGKLYFETIRTFTDTLLGINNWRRLRKEFKKRAEVK; from the coding sequence ATGACATATAGCAAACTTGATCAACCAGAGGCCCTGTCCCATATATTCCATCCCGTTCGCGAGGCACGAAACACCCCGCCACTCAACGCCACCGATGTTGACATCGAAGTAGAGGCTGGCATAAATATCAGTTGCCGATTTTATGCAGCCGCCCTTGATGCGCCTAATATCTTTTTCTTCCATGGTAATGCAGAGTCCGTTTCCTACTATGATGAAATAGCTCAGGTCTATACCTCGCATGGTCTTAACCTCTTTATGACCAGCTACCGTGGTTATGGCTGGAGTGACGGTGAGCCAACGGTAACAAATATGTTTGCCGATGCCGTTCTCCTCTATGACAAGGCAAGCCTGTGGCTTAAGGAAAATGGTTACACAGCACCCATTATCGTCATGGGTCGTTCCCTTGGCTCTGCTCCTGCTATTGAGGTTGCCAAGGAACGCGATGCAGTAATAAAGGCCCTTATCATTGAAAGTGGCTTTGCCAATACCCTGCCCCTTGCTATAAATCTGGGTATTGATGTTGAGGCAAGTGGATTGACCGAAGAGGATTGTTTTAGAAATTGTCAGAAAATTGTAGATGTAAAGCGACCTACCATGATTTTTCACGGTTCTCGGGACACTCTTATTCCTGCGGCTGAGGCAGAAAATCTTCAGTCATTTTGCGGGGCCCGAGGTAAGCAATTTCATGTTATTCCCGGTGCTGAGCATAACACCATGATTGAAGTGGGTGGAAAGCTCTACTTTGAGACAATAAGAACATTCACCGATACCCTGTTGGGGATCAATAATTGGCGTAGACTGAGAAAAGAATTTAAAAAGAGAGCTGAGGTAAAATGA